One Pseudonocardia abyssalis DNA segment encodes these proteins:
- a CDS encoding DUF1611 domain-containing protein, whose amino-acid sequence MSSLFSPAFPFALPTGSTAVVYCEAQFGEQDGKTANGLVRHSEKYEVLSVIDSVRAGVDSGQFLDGTANGIPVLASLAESVAHAGRVPDYLICGLAPADGLLSDEQRIVLLDGIARGMHIVNGLHEFLNDDAEFVAAAVIAGVTITDVRKPKAKRDLHLFSGRIFDVTCPRIAILGTDGAIGKRTTATLLVQALNARGIRAVMVGTGQTTLIQGGKYGVALDALVPQFCSGEVEHQVVAAFEGEDPDVIVVEGQGALSHPAYLTSAHILRGSRPAGVIVQHAPKRRVLGDFPMMPMPTAASEIALIEAFADTRVIGVTINHEEMTEVELTDAISDHRARLGLPVTDPLTRPASELVDMVLAAFPALATTADTTTSV is encoded by the coding sequence ATGTCGTCGCTCTTCAGCCCCGCGTTCCCGTTCGCCCTGCCCACCGGATCCACCGCCGTCGTCTACTGCGAGGCCCAGTTCGGTGAGCAGGACGGGAAGACCGCGAACGGCCTGGTCCGGCACTCGGAGAAGTACGAGGTCCTCAGCGTCATCGACAGCGTCCGGGCCGGCGTCGACTCCGGGCAGTTCCTCGACGGCACCGCGAACGGTATCCCGGTGCTGGCCTCGCTCGCGGAGTCCGTCGCGCACGCCGGACGGGTGCCCGACTACCTGATCTGCGGGCTGGCCCCCGCCGACGGCCTGCTGTCGGACGAGCAGCGGATCGTGCTGCTCGACGGCATCGCCCGCGGCATGCACATCGTCAACGGGCTGCACGAGTTCCTCAACGACGACGCCGAGTTCGTGGCGGCGGCGGTGATCGCCGGCGTCACCATCACCGACGTCCGCAAGCCGAAGGCGAAGCGCGACCTGCACCTGTTCTCCGGCCGGATCTTCGACGTGACGTGCCCGCGGATCGCGATCCTGGGCACCGACGGGGCGATCGGCAAGCGCACCACCGCCACGCTGCTGGTCCAGGCGCTGAACGCGCGCGGGATCAGGGCGGTCATGGTCGGCACCGGGCAGACCACCCTGATCCAGGGCGGGAAGTACGGCGTCGCGCTGGACGCGCTGGTCCCCCAGTTCTGCTCGGGCGAGGTCGAGCACCAGGTCGTCGCCGCGTTCGAGGGCGAGGACCCCGACGTGATCGTCGTCGAGGGCCAGGGCGCGCTCAGCCATCCCGCGTACCTGACCTCCGCGCACATCCTGCGCGGCAGCCGCCCGGCGGGGGTGATCGTGCAGCACGCGCCGAAGCGCCGGGTGCTCGGCGACTTCCCGATGATGCCGATGCCGACGGCGGCGAGCGAGATCGCCCTGATCGAGGCGTTCGCCGACACGCGCGTCATCGGGGTCACGATCAACCACGAGGAGATGACCGAGGTCGAGCTGACCGACGCGATCTCGGACCACCGTGCACGTCTCGGCCTCCCGGTCACCGACCCGCTGACCCGGCCGGCGTCGGAGCTCGTGGACATGGTGCTCGCAGCCTTCCCGGCCCTCGCGACGACGGCCGATACGACCACATCCGTGTGA
- a CDS encoding alanine/ornithine racemase family PLP-dependent enzyme, translated as MTAPRIEADLDKVEQNTRILVDRLAVAGIRVTGVTKAVLGSPAVAAAMLRGGACGLGDSRVPNLARLAGLGTSRTLIRSPMLSQVGRVVLVSDISLNTEAVVLAALDRAAFRERRTHGIILMIELGDLREGIAVADVPEAVRAVLGHPSLRLVGLGGNLACQNGVVPDDRNMGVLSGLVDATEGLHGITLDVVSGGNSANLDWAFGSHDVGRVDQLRLGEAILLGVDPLYRTPIVGLHTDAFTLTAEVIEVAVKPVRPWGDRAQAAFGEAPVRTGAGTVRQAILALGHQDVALDGLRPPAGITVLGMSSDHLVVDLGDHAVAVGDEIDFGVDYGALLRAMTSPFVTTIEQRGPATARTMRQRGGHDDAEPGPRTGTGIR; from the coding sequence GTGACCGCTCCCCGCATCGAGGCGGATCTCGACAAGGTCGAGCAGAACACCCGGATCCTGGTCGACCGGCTCGCCGTCGCGGGCATCAGGGTCACCGGCGTCACGAAGGCCGTGCTGGGCTCGCCTGCGGTCGCGGCGGCGATGCTCCGCGGCGGTGCCTGCGGGCTCGGCGACTCCCGGGTGCCGAACCTCGCCCGGCTGGCCGGGCTGGGCACGTCGCGCACGTTGATCCGCTCCCCCATGCTCAGCCAGGTGGGGCGGGTCGTCCTGGTCTCCGACATCAGTCTGAACACCGAGGCCGTCGTGCTGGCGGCACTCGACCGTGCGGCGTTCCGGGAGCGGCGGACGCACGGGATCATCCTCATGATCGAGCTGGGCGACCTCCGCGAGGGCATCGCCGTCGCCGACGTCCCCGAGGCCGTGCGCGCGGTCCTCGGCCATCCGTCGCTGCGGCTCGTCGGGCTCGGCGGGAACCTCGCCTGCCAGAACGGCGTGGTGCCCGACGACCGGAACATGGGTGTCCTCTCCGGCCTCGTCGACGCCACGGAGGGCCTGCACGGGATCACCCTCGACGTCGTGTCCGGCGGCAACTCGGCGAACCTCGACTGGGCCTTCGGCAGCCACGACGTCGGCCGGGTCGACCAGCTCCGGCTCGGCGAGGCCATCCTCCTCGGCGTCGATCCCCTGTACCGGACCCCGATCGTCGGACTGCACACCGACGCCTTCACCCTGACCGCCGAGGTCATCGAGGTCGCGGTCAAACCGGTCCGGCCGTGGGGGGACCGGGCGCAGGCGGCCTTCGGCGAGGCGCCGGTCCGCACCGGCGCCGGCACCGTCCGCCAGGCGATCCTGGCCCTCGGCCACCAGGACGTGGCACTCGACGGCCTGCGCCCGCCCGCGGGCATCACGGTCCTCGGGATGAGCAGCGACCACCTGGTCGTCGACCTCGGCGACCACGCCGTCGCGGTCGGGGACGAGATCGACTTCGGGGTCGACTACGGCGCGCTCCTGCGGGCGATGACGTCGCCGTTCGTCACCACGATCGAGCAGCGTGGGCCTGCCACCGCGCGGACGATGCGCCAGCGCGGCGGCCACGACGACGCCGAGCCGGGCCCGCGCACGGGCACCGGCATCCGGTGA
- a CDS encoding transketolase-like TK C-terminal-containing protein, with product MTNVIPVEQDAGRLVVLEQIEQRVLWLSTAIIDHANRVRANPTGLKVGGHQASCASMTTLMTTLFFEHLRAGDRVSVKPHASPVLHAINYLLGDLDEAYLTTLRSFGGLQSYPSRSKDPDTVDYSTGSVGIGATAPIWGALSRRYVNSHLGGAGSGRQYSLVGDAELDEGAVWEAILDPMVGELGEVVWIVDLNRQSLDRVVPNIGATRLQGMFEAAGWQVLTVKYGRLLHELFERPGGNDLRRRIDEMANPEYQRLLRCTPAQLRVRLPDTPVLTELVATLDDDTLHAAVRNLGGHDLRAVGDVLGAIDDARPTVIFAYTVKGRGLASEGHPQNHSSLLSAEQIADLAQSSGMSLDAPWQRFPADSEAGEACAAAAERLRRDQMSPTPVGELPIDIGRTPSGTATTQAALGRALLDLTRSSPEAAKRVVTLCPDVSSSTNLGGWVNKVGVWSPDERQNWFEDDPETILHWREKPTGQHLELGIAEGNLVGLLAELGATWSRWGQPLLPIGVLYDPFVERALEPWSYGIYAGGQSILVGTPSGVSLAPEGGAHQSITTPSVGLEQPGCITYEPAFAIDTEWTLFASLARLGRPDGSSAYLRLSTRPVDQALAAVPTDAAARERRRRQVVAGAYPIRRSPEQAPAVTITVMGAVTPEALGAAERLESLGTAVDVVCVTSPGLLFDAVQARSGRSARSAHTDTWVLDTAFPARRAAPLVTVLDGHPHTLAFLAGINSVRATHLGVTRFGQSGDLESVYRHHGLDSDAIVAAALDLL from the coding sequence ATGACGAACGTCATTCCTGTCGAGCAGGACGCAGGTCGCCTCGTCGTGCTTGAGCAGATCGAGCAGCGCGTGCTGTGGCTCTCCACCGCGATCATCGATCACGCCAACCGTGTTCGGGCCAATCCGACCGGGCTCAAGGTCGGCGGGCACCAGGCGTCGTGCGCGTCGATGACCACGCTGATGACGACCCTGTTCTTCGAACACTTGCGCGCTGGGGACCGGGTGTCGGTCAAGCCCCATGCGTCACCGGTCCTGCACGCGATCAACTACCTACTCGGTGACCTCGACGAGGCCTACCTGACCACGCTGCGGTCCTTCGGCGGACTGCAGTCCTACCCGTCGCGGTCGAAGGACCCCGACACCGTCGACTACTCCACCGGCTCGGTCGGCATCGGTGCCACCGCACCGATCTGGGGCGCTCTGTCCCGCCGTTACGTCAACTCCCACCTCGGTGGCGCCGGCAGTGGTCGCCAGTACTCGCTCGTCGGTGACGCCGAACTGGACGAAGGCGCGGTGTGGGAGGCCATCCTCGACCCGATGGTCGGTGAGCTCGGTGAAGTCGTGTGGATCGTCGATCTCAATCGGCAGAGCCTGGACCGGGTCGTGCCGAACATCGGAGCGACGCGCCTGCAGGGGATGTTCGAGGCCGCGGGCTGGCAGGTGCTCACCGTCAAGTACGGCCGCCTGCTCCACGAGCTCTTCGAGCGGCCCGGGGGGAACGACCTGCGCCGCAGGATCGACGAGATGGCCAACCCGGAGTATCAGCGGCTGCTGCGCTGCACCCCGGCACAGCTACGCGTGCGGTTGCCCGACACGCCCGTCCTGACCGAGCTCGTCGCCACGCTGGACGACGACACGCTCCACGCGGCCGTCCGCAACCTGGGCGGCCACGATCTGCGGGCCGTCGGCGACGTGCTGGGCGCGATCGACGACGCCCGCCCCACGGTCATCTTCGCCTACACCGTCAAAGGGCGAGGACTGGCCAGCGAGGGACACCCGCAGAACCACTCCTCACTGCTGTCAGCCGAGCAGATCGCCGACCTCGCGCAGAGCTCCGGCATGTCGCTCGACGCACCGTGGCAGAGGTTCCCCGCCGACAGCGAGGCCGGCGAGGCCTGTGCTGCAGCCGCGGAGCGGCTGCGCAGGGACCAGATGTCACCCACCCCGGTCGGCGAGCTCCCCATCGACATCGGGCGCACCCCCTCGGGCACGGCCACCACGCAGGCAGCTCTGGGCCGGGCGTTGCTCGACCTGACCCGGTCCTCGCCCGAGGCCGCCAAGCGCGTCGTGACGCTGTGCCCGGACGTTTCGTCCTCGACGAACCTCGGGGGTTGGGTGAACAAGGTCGGCGTGTGGTCCCCCGATGAGCGACAGAACTGGTTCGAGGACGATCCGGAAACCATTCTGCACTGGCGGGAGAAGCCCACGGGCCAGCATCTGGAGCTGGGCATCGCCGAGGGCAACCTGGTCGGGTTGCTCGCCGAGCTCGGTGCCACCTGGAGTCGTTGGGGGCAGCCGCTGCTGCCGATCGGAGTGCTCTACGACCCGTTCGTCGAGCGGGCGTTGGAGCCGTGGTCGTACGGCATCTACGCCGGTGGGCAGTCGATCCTCGTCGGCACACCGTCGGGGGTCTCGCTGGCGCCCGAGGGCGGTGCGCACCAGTCGATCACCACACCGTCCGTCGGGCTGGAGCAGCCGGGCTGCATCACCTACGAGCCCGCGTTCGCGATCGACACCGAATGGACACTGTTCGCCTCCCTGGCCCGCCTGGGCCGTCCGGACGGCAGCTCGGCGTACCTGCGTCTGTCCACCCGGCCGGTCGACCAGGCCCTGGCCGCGGTGCCGACCGACGCGGCGGCCCGCGAGCGGCGCCGCCGTCAGGTGGTGGCCGGCGCATACCCGATCCGACGCAGCCCGGAGCAGGCGCCCGCCGTGACCATCACCGTGATGGGTGCAGTGACCCCCGAGGCACTCGGCGCTGCGGAGCGGCTCGAGTCGCTCGGCACGGCCGTCGACGTGGTGTGCGTGACGAGCCCCGGACTCCTGTTCGATGCCGTGCAGGCCAGGTCCGGGCGCTCGGCCCGGTCCGCACATACGGACACCTGGGTCCTGGACACCGCATTCCCCGCACGTCGGGCCGCCCCTCTGGTGACCGTGCTCGACGGTCACCCGCACACGCTGGCGTTCCTGGCCGGGATCAACTCTGTGCGCGCCACCCACCTCGGGGTCACCCGGTTCGGACAGTCCGGAGACCTCGAGTCCGTCTACCGCCACCACGGCCTCGACAGCGACGCCATCGTCGCGGCCGCCCTCGACCTTCTCTAG
- a CDS encoding fumarylacetoacetate hydrolase family protein has protein sequence MRIANVGGRLHLQERDVLIDVAETSEGRFSSDPQAVYARWAEFRDWAATRPGPASLPATPVGVGAPVPRPRQCLAVGLNYADHAQESGLELPEEPFVFPKFSSCIADPGSPLVLPNSTIDWEVELVVVIGAVARDVPEAVAWDHVAGLTIGQDISDRTLQFAGPAPQQFGLAKSLRGFGPLGPWLVTPDELADPDDLEITCLLNGEVVQQSSTKHLIFDVRRVVSYLSRYLTLHPGDVIFTGTPSGVGFGRDPQVYLRPGDELLSRIEGLGELRTAVRGNE, from the coding sequence ATGAGGATCGCGAACGTGGGAGGACGGCTGCACCTGCAGGAGCGGGACGTTCTGATCGACGTCGCCGAGACCAGCGAAGGTCGTTTCAGTTCAGATCCGCAAGCCGTTTACGCCCGATGGGCCGAGTTCCGGGACTGGGCGGCGACACGGCCCGGCCCTGCATCGCTCCCGGCCACGCCGGTGGGTGTCGGTGCTCCCGTCCCGCGGCCTCGGCAGTGCCTGGCGGTTGGACTGAACTACGCCGACCACGCACAGGAGAGCGGGCTGGAACTCCCGGAGGAGCCGTTCGTCTTCCCGAAGTTCAGTTCGTGCATAGCGGATCCGGGCTCGCCGCTCGTCCTGCCGAACTCGACCATCGACTGGGAGGTCGAACTGGTTGTGGTGATCGGTGCGGTCGCACGCGACGTTCCGGAAGCCGTGGCATGGGACCACGTGGCGGGCTTGACCATCGGACAGGACATCAGCGACCGGACTCTGCAGTTCGCGGGGCCGGCACCACAGCAGTTCGGACTTGCCAAGTCACTGCGCGGCTTCGGTCCACTGGGTCCGTGGTTGGTGACTCCGGACGAGCTCGCCGACCCGGATGACCTCGAGATCACCTGCCTGCTCAACGGCGAGGTCGTCCAGCAGTCCAGCACGAAGCACCTCATCTTCGACGTCAGGCGAGTCGTTTCCTATCTGTCGCGGTACCTGACGTTGCACCCCGGAGACGTGATCTTCACGGGCACGCCGTCCGGTGTCGGGTTCGGCCGAGATCCGCAGGTCTATCTCCGTCCGGGAGACGAGCTGCTGAGCCGGATCGAGGGATTGGGCGAACTGCGGACGGCCGTCCGCGGGAACGAGTGA
- a CDS encoding LLM class flavin-dependent oxidoreductase, with the protein MTTSADTPLTAREQIRKGNKFKLGLFGHNVSNGLSFTTAPTSYEITWPHTSAISRAADQAGIEFLIPVARWRGMGGNTDPFSESFETMTWAAGIAAETSHITVVSTLHLTLAHPVMAAKQCATIDHIAKGRYAFNAVMGWFAPDMVMFGQEMMDHDDRYRYGAEWMGLVKRIWTSKEPFDFDGEFFQLREVQSLPKPFQGPYPPILNAGGSPAGVDFAAREADYNFAIVNDLESGAQHVERAKKLARETYDREISPLTDGFLVCRETEKEARAVVDQMLEMADRPAAENFLREFGIGSGSLSEEMRELVDRGIVGLGGPQFIGTPDQVAEQLKEIHDIGVEGVVLGMLDYLEELPYFVEQVLPRLEEMGLREPFTP; encoded by the coding sequence ATGACGACTTCGGCGGATACCCCTTTGACTGCTCGCGAGCAGATCCGGAAGGGCAACAAGTTCAAGCTCGGTCTATTCGGGCACAACGTGAGCAATGGTCTCTCCTTCACCACCGCGCCGACCAGCTACGAGATCACATGGCCGCACACCTCGGCGATCTCCAGGGCAGCCGACCAGGCGGGGATCGAGTTCCTCATCCCCGTCGCCCGGTGGCGCGGCATGGGTGGCAACACCGACCCGTTCTCGGAGTCGTTCGAGACCATGACCTGGGCGGCGGGGATCGCTGCGGAGACGAGCCACATCACGGTGGTCTCGACGTTGCACCTCACCCTGGCCCACCCGGTCATGGCAGCCAAACAATGCGCGACCATCGACCACATCGCGAAGGGTCGCTATGCCTTCAACGCCGTGATGGGCTGGTTCGCCCCGGACATGGTGATGTTCGGCCAGGAGATGATGGACCACGACGACCGCTACCGGTACGGGGCCGAGTGGATGGGGCTGGTCAAGCGGATCTGGACCTCGAAGGAGCCCTTCGACTTCGACGGCGAGTTCTTCCAGCTGCGCGAGGTGCAGTCGCTGCCGAAGCCCTTCCAGGGTCCCTACCCGCCGATCCTGAACGCCGGCGGCTCGCCTGCCGGCGTGGACTTCGCGGCGCGGGAGGCCGACTACAACTTCGCGATCGTGAACGACCTCGAGTCCGGTGCCCAGCACGTCGAGCGCGCCAAGAAGCTCGCTCGTGAGACGTACGACCGCGAGATCTCACCGCTCACCGACGGGTTTCTCGTGTGTCGGGAGACGGAGAAGGAGGCGCGAGCGGTGGTCGACCAGATGCTGGAGATGGCTGATCGCCCCGCCGCGGAGAACTTCCTGCGCGAGTTCGGCATCGGCAGCGGATCGCTCAGCGAGGAGATGCGCGAACTCGTCGACCGCGGCATCGTCGGCCTCGGTGGCCCGCAGTTCATCGGGACCCCCGACCAGGTCGCCGAGCAGCTCAAGGAGATCCACGACATCGGCGTCGAGGGCGTCGTGCTCGGGATGCTCGACTACCTCGAGGAGCTCCCGTACTTCGTCGAGCAGGTGCTTCCCCGCCTTGAGGAGATGGGCCTGAGGGAGCCGTTCACGCCCTGA
- a CDS encoding AMP-binding protein, producing the protein MSGLDVPLTPLRFMARAAEVHPDRVAVIDGGRRWTWAEFHQEVAAFARALRESGIGPGDRVAFLGSNSAELLAAHFAVPLACAVLVSVNTRLSPSEVAYICRHSAASLLIGDGDLLDGLDLGQAFPTIREVVEVPDQSGAYHSTASAVRYSDLLTRASGADFPWEVDDETRTITINYTSGTTGRPKGVEYSHRGAYLNSLAEVQHQRLVDGSRYLWTLPMFHCNGWCTTWALAAVAGTHLCIRAVRGAEVWSLIDSEAVTHLAGAPVVLTTLADAPQAHPLDRPLSVTTAGAPPSPTIIARMRKLGAEVVHVYGLTETYGPYSVAEVGDDWATRPEEEQAELLARQGVGMLTADRMRVVRRERDEAGGLVDVTPDGIEMGEIVMRGNTVMKGYHRDPAATEEAFAGGWFHSGDLGVMFPDGYVKLLDRAKDIVISGGENISTLEVEQALSSHPDVTDVAVIGVPDERWGESPKAYVVLAVGAETSSEALIEHVRGRIARYKAPREVEMVTELPRTSTGKVRKGELRATARGTSPMAVQG; encoded by the coding sequence ATGTCCGGACTCGATGTCCCTCTGACACCACTGCGCTTCATGGCGCGGGCAGCCGAGGTGCACCCCGACCGTGTGGCGGTCATCGACGGAGGACGTCGATGGACGTGGGCGGAGTTCCACCAGGAGGTGGCGGCGTTCGCCCGGGCTCTGCGAGAGAGCGGGATCGGACCAGGCGACCGTGTCGCCTTCCTGGGCAGCAACTCTGCCGAACTGTTGGCCGCTCACTTCGCCGTGCCGCTCGCCTGCGCGGTGCTGGTGTCCGTCAACACCCGGCTGAGCCCGTCCGAGGTCGCCTACATCTGCCGGCACTCGGCGGCGTCCCTGCTGATCGGCGACGGTGATCTCCTCGACGGGCTGGATCTGGGTCAGGCCTTCCCCACGATCCGCGAGGTCGTGGAGGTCCCGGACCAGAGTGGCGCATACCACTCCACAGCGAGCGCGGTCCGCTATTCCGACCTGCTGACCCGAGCGTCGGGCGCGGACTTCCCGTGGGAGGTGGACGACGAGACGCGGACCATCACCATCAACTACACGTCCGGTACGACCGGTCGGCCGAAGGGTGTGGAGTACAGCCACCGCGGCGCCTACCTCAACTCACTCGCCGAGGTCCAGCATCAGCGGCTCGTCGACGGCAGCCGCTACCTGTGGACCCTCCCGATGTTCCACTGCAACGGGTGGTGCACGACATGGGCGCTCGCGGCGGTGGCGGGGACCCACCTCTGTATCCGAGCGGTTCGCGGTGCCGAGGTCTGGTCACTCATCGATTCGGAGGCGGTGACCCACCTCGCCGGTGCGCCGGTGGTGCTGACCACCCTGGCCGATGCGCCACAGGCGCATCCGCTGGACCGCCCGCTGTCCGTGACGACGGCGGGGGCGCCCCCGAGCCCGACGATCATCGCACGGATGCGGAAGCTGGGTGCCGAGGTCGTCCACGTCTACGGGCTGACCGAGACCTACGGCCCCTACTCGGTGGCCGAGGTCGGCGACGACTGGGCGACGCGTCCCGAGGAGGAGCAGGCCGAGCTGCTCGCCCGGCAAGGCGTCGGGATGCTCACCGCTGATCGCATGCGCGTGGTGCGCCGCGAGCGCGACGAGGCCGGTGGGCTGGTCGACGTCACCCCTGACGGCATCGAGATGGGCGAGATCGTGATGAGGGGCAACACGGTCATGAAGGGGTATCACCGAGACCCCGCCGCGACTGAGGAGGCGTTCGCCGGGGGGTGGTTCCACTCGGGCGACCTCGGCGTGATGTTCCCGGACGGCTACGTCAAGCTCCTCGACCGCGCCAAGGACATCGTCATCTCCGGTGGCGAGAACATCTCCACCCTGGAGGTCGAGCAAGCCCTGTCGAGCCATCCGGACGTGACCGACGTTGCGGTCATCGGCGTTCCGGATGAGAGGTGGGGCGAGAGCCCCAAGGCGTATGTGGTCCTCGCCGTGGGTGCGGAGACATCGTCGGAGGCGCTCATCGAGCACGTCCGGGGTCGGATCGCGCGGTACAAGGCCCCGCGCGAAGTGGAGATGGTCACCGAGCTGCCGCGGACCTCGACCGGGAAGGTGCGGAAGGGGGAGCTGCGCGCAACTGCCCGGGGGACGAGCCCGATGGCGGTTCAGGGCTGA
- a CDS encoding MBL fold metallo-hydrolase, with protein sequence MNETIEIGAVSVTRVMEWEGLFAPVTDFVPESDREFWEERSDVLTPDFWDRESGMARACLQTFVVRSEGRTILIDTGAGDGKERPYLQVFGHLQTGFMERLAAAGVRPEDVDVVVNTHVHVDHVGWNTVLRDREWVPTFPNARYLFSKADFEFWNPLNGHERLGMWVNHNMFEDSVLPVHQAGLADAWEGDTLQIDSNLTLELAPGHTPGLTVVKVESEGERAVFVGDLMHSPVQMLRPDWNSCFCEDAAMARRSRRRILSWAADENVLVVPAHFDGHHAAEVIRDGDNFDLKAWAAFRPQS encoded by the coding sequence GTGAACGAGACCATCGAGATCGGCGCCGTGAGCGTGACCAGGGTGATGGAGTGGGAGGGACTCTTCGCTCCCGTCACCGACTTCGTGCCGGAGAGCGACCGGGAGTTCTGGGAAGAGCGGTCGGACGTGCTCACCCCCGACTTCTGGGACCGCGAGAGCGGCATGGCCCGCGCCTGCCTGCAGACGTTCGTAGTGCGTAGCGAAGGGCGCACCATCCTCATCGACACCGGTGCAGGCGACGGCAAGGAGCGGCCGTACCTCCAGGTGTTCGGCCACCTACAGACGGGCTTCATGGAGCGCCTGGCCGCCGCCGGCGTCCGCCCCGAGGACGTGGACGTCGTGGTGAATACACATGTCCACGTCGACCACGTCGGCTGGAACACCGTCCTGCGAGACCGAGAATGGGTACCTACCTTCCCGAACGCGCGGTACCTGTTCTCGAAGGCGGACTTCGAGTTCTGGAACCCACTCAACGGCCACGAGCGGCTGGGCATGTGGGTCAACCACAACATGTTCGAGGACAGCGTGCTGCCGGTGCACCAGGCCGGGCTGGCCGACGCCTGGGAGGGCGACACGCTGCAGATCGACTCGAACCTGACCCTGGAGCTGGCACCCGGTCACACCCCCGGGCTCACCGTGGTGAAGGTGGAGTCCGAGGGTGAGCGCGCCGTGTTCGTCGGGGACCTCATGCACAGCCCGGTCCAGATGCTGCGTCCGGACTGGAACAGCTGCTTCTGCGAGGACGCGGCCATGGCGCGCAGGTCCCGGCGCAGGATCCTTTCGTGGGCCGCCGACGAGAACGTCCTGGTGGTCCCTGCGCACTTCGACGGGCACCATGCCGCCGAGGTCATCCGAGACGGCGACAACTTCGACCTGAAGGCGTGGGCCGCGTTTCGGCCCCAGAGCTAG
- a CDS encoding polysaccharide deacetylase family protein, whose translation MNDPIDVPSAADGRRWPGDAVAAVSVTMDNMGEAYELESNLWPSGMPIGNHFSVFRSLPPMLEILQSYNVQVTYFVEAWNTDVYPDTIKDVAARGHEIGLHGFRHEAWAALDPEREEELLDVSVRRFRELGINIRGFRPPGGGLNTGTRELLAGHGIDYTSPAGEHVVAADDHVFLPFRWRWIDAYCYFEPLEEMRKADGRPPGLIDPQGFEEIMEACIGEVIESGGYASLLFHPFLHDDADRLAAMRRIVERISTDSRLWCAPCGEVAEWVRGRPGMFDEDPGLTTQSWMR comes from the coding sequence GTGAACGATCCGATCGATGTCCCGTCCGCCGCCGACGGCCGGCGGTGGCCCGGAGATGCCGTGGCCGCGGTCAGCGTGACGATGGACAACATGGGCGAGGCCTACGAGCTCGAATCCAACTTGTGGCCGTCCGGAATGCCCATCGGGAACCACTTCTCCGTTTTCCGTTCTTTGCCTCCCATGCTGGAGATCCTGCAGTCCTACAACGTGCAGGTCACCTACTTCGTCGAGGCCTGGAACACGGACGTCTACCCCGACACGATCAAAGATGTGGCCGCGCGCGGCCACGAGATCGGCCTTCACGGCTTCCGCCACGAGGCCTGGGCCGCCCTCGACCCGGAGCGCGAGGAGGAGCTGCTCGACGTCTCCGTCCGACGCTTCCGAGAGCTCGGTATCAACATCCGGGGCTTTCGACCCCCGGGCGGCGGCCTGAACACCGGCACCCGGGAACTTCTCGCCGGTCACGGGATCGACTACACCTCCCCGGCGGGAGAGCACGTGGTCGCGGCCGACGACCACGTATTCCTACCGTTCCGGTGGAGATGGATCGACGCCTACTGCTATTTCGAGCCGCTCGAGGAGATGCGCAAGGCGGACGGCCGTCCGCCCGGGCTCATCGACCCCCAGGGGTTCGAGGAGATCATGGAAGCCTGCATCGGCGAGGTCATCGAGTCGGGTGGTTACGCGTCCCTGTTGTTCCATCCGTTCCTGCACGACGACGCCGACCGGCTCGCGGCGATGCGCAGGATCGTCGAACGAATCTCGACGGACTCCCGACTGTGGTGTGCTCCGTGCGGCGAGGTAGCCGAGTGGGTACGCGGCAGGCCTGGGATGTTCGACGAGGACCCGGGCCTGACCACACAGAGTTGGATGCGATGA